TCAGAGATACATTCACTTCCCTGTCATGCACATTTCtcacaaaatcaatattccattgaggactattattcaaaaaagaaaagcaatcaGCCACTGCTGCTCTTGGTGCCTTGTGATCCTAAAAAGTGAAGGGATGACATTTTTAAGTGCTGAATTGCCACaccaaatgtcatgccaaaaatgAATCCTTGATCCATCCCCCACCTTAAATTTGACATGATTAACAAACTCCCCCCAACCCATTCGAATGGACTTCCACAATCCCAACTTAACATCTATCACATTTTTCCATAATGCATCCCTCTCTAtatgatatctccataaccatttcccaagaagaGCTTTGTTAAAGAGCCTCAAATTTCGCACTCCCACACCTCCACTTGAAACCGGTTGACATACCTTATCCCAACTCACCAAGTGAAACTTCCTTTCCTCACCTTTAACCCCcacaacaccccccccccccccccccccccccccccccccccccccccccccccccccccaacacacacacacacacaaaaactTCAATTACTAAAAGGGAAACATACAAGAAAACTTAATAAAGACAAACCAATATCAAGTGAAAGTATATAGAGCAACAGCATATACTAAGGTTTTCACAATCAAGTTCATCCACAGATTAAATAATAGACCCCGCATTTATTAAACCGTACaagcaaacaaagaaaaacactaACCTAAACAATGGAACGACCCTCTATCTGAAGGCCTCATAAGGACcctccaaaataataaaaatgaggaAGCACTGAAGCTGTTAAGCTTCAGTAAagaatattttggaaaaataagttaatgaaattttcagGAAATCCATAAGTGgaaattttcaaagaaatagCAAACCGTCTTTCAAATACCCAGACAATCTTACCCAATCAACTAAAGATAGATGTCCATATATTGCTGTATAAATTAAACTTGAAGATAGCCTCACATGCTCAATTGTTAGAAGTCTAGATGTGATAATATATGCTCAATTGCTAGAGGTCCAGATGAGATAATATATGCTCAATTGTTAGAAGTCTAGACgagataattaatataaaaaatggcATAATGAGTAGCTTCGATTTTATGAAACTAAGTTTGAAATATCAcccagagtttttttttttttttttattattattggtaatcaataagttttattcataataataggcaaagcccaactACCAGACAGTTACCGTATATTGTTTTGAGATATTGAAGATCTATTTGTTGAAAGACTACAAAATCATGTCAGAGGcatatttcattaatttctttcagAACATTACCTGGGGGTTCTGCAAGTTGAAGACTATCAGATTTCGATCTGCAGTGCCAACAACCATCAAAGGATGCCTCACTGTCAGCGCATAACAACGATCAGGGAGTTGTTGAGTATGCACTGGATTTGACTGTCTAGTATCCCAATACCTAAGAAATGTTAGGAAACAATAGaaatatttaatcaaatataaGAATCTTAGTAGTCAAGTGCACAAGAAGACCAGACTGCAAAGCATGGTAGAGCATGTAAAACAATTAGTAGTGCACAATTAACCATCCGATGGACGAAAATGCTATAAATAGCGAGTGCCCAAACATGAAGAAGgatataaaattacaaagcCTCAATCAGTGATCCAATTTGTAAAAATTGCAGATAAAAACGTCATACTTATATCCCATAACATAAGAGAACACCGTGTTTATAAAAATTCTTCCACAATGCAAAAGAAATATTGTCCAGTAGAATAATTCAAGAAACACTTTCATCACATCCTCCCtcacaatgtcccaacaatCCTGAAAGAAAGCTATGGTAAAACCATCCGGACCAGGAACCTTATCTCTGACCATCCCTCTCACCACAGTAAGAACTTCATTCTCATCGAAAGGTTGCTCAACCCATTGAGCACTCAAAGGATCAATAGTATCAAACTCTAAGCCAAACAGTATTTCTTTTGCAACGTACGCACTGGCCACAAAGATTAAGTATGATAGCTTCCATAATACTCTTGAAACACTAAAATGTTAGCATCAGATACAAATCATGAAAACAGAATCCACAATAACGCTACTGGTCATAACTTTCAGTTAAGTATTCCAATTGAACTAGTAGACAAAAACAACATAACTACACAATAATGAGGATATCTAAGGAATGTAGATGAAGATATGAATCAATGTTTTACTTGAGGGTCTTGTCCCAACTTCCTGTAACTAAGAGGTTCATCTCTGGGATCCACGCAATCTCTTTGATAGGTGCATCATGCATGGCCACAGTCATTGGCTGCCCACCAGACAAAGGCCACATTTTAGCTTGCTTATCACAACCTCCAGAAAATACAGTTGTTCCGTCATCTTTCCAAGTCGAGCACaacaccttaaaaaaaaaagtttttgaaaaaaggTCAACCAAGAAAATTTGTAGATTCAGCAACAGCAAGAAAATTTGTATAAGTCATGAACTTCAGTTTTACCGGTTGGTCATGAGATATTGAAGCCTTGGGTGTACTGCCTACAACAGCCCCACTATGCATTATCTCCCAACATCttacctacaaaaaaaaaaaagccaataGGATTGAAGAAAGGATAAAAGGAAAGACAAGTTAGCacgagaataaaaaatttagtttagtaaacaagaaaataaaaaacaaccgAACAAACCTGGTTATCCCACGAAGTAGCAACCAGGTAATTGGCCTTGGGACTAAAACTAAGGCTTGAAACTGAATCGCTGGGAGGTTGAGCCACCTAGAATTATATTTCCAAGTCATTTCAACTCAAGGAAcgttttaaaaacaaaaacaaaaacgaaaaaacaaaattacattACTGCAGAGAAAATTCTGGAAGCAAACAAGCCCAGAAAGCAAGAATCGTAAGTACGTTGAATACATAATGGGAAAAGCTATGCTCCACATCAAGTGAAGCTGAATTCAAGAATGAGAGAACAACTTTGCTATGTACAACCGTCATTTGCAACCGTGGTGCAACCGACTGACACAGTTggtcccatttttctttttcttttttcccgtctttcttcctccctctttgtttccccttcatttttctgttcAATGAAAAACTCAGAAACTGTTCTCTATACCTCCATTTATTTCTCTATCAGTTTCACTGTACCCCAGGCCTCCTCTTCTTGTTGCCATCCCAGCAGCTTCTGTTGCAGCATCAACCCAACCACGATCCTCACAACAAACCCGAAGAAGATTTATCGACTTCCCAGGCCGAGTTGATATGTTTTTGGGTTCATTGGAACTTCCTACGAATCCCACGTCAAAGCCAGCAGCGAGAACTTCCTTCAGTGCATCGCGCCACTCGCAAACACGAGTAATATCTAAGTTTCTTCAAGCTGCAGCCCATGGAACCCCATGCACGACAGCTCAACCAGTCCCACCTCCAGGCCGTGTCCTCACCGCTGCACGTGAACCTAGCAAACCGTGAACCAAGCACCTCCACGCCATCACTCCTGCACCATCAACACACACATACGGCCTCCACCTCACGGCACAACAGCCGAGCAACATGAAGAAACTTCCCTCATACAGCAGAAGCCACCAACGCCACCACCGTTCGCCACTCTCTTCGCAAACTCATCACGGTAAGCCCCTGTTTCAGCCCCCCAAAAACAGAGGATTTTCGTGAGCCACAGCCAACCAGCCACAGcgccagctctctctctccccgtcgTCGTTACCTGCCCAGAAAACACCGGCCAtcgcacccactccctcagGTTAGCTGCTGCCGTCGCACCCTACCTCCACGTAAAACATGCAAACCGTAGGCCCACGCCTTTTTCTTGGTTCTCCGCAGTAATGTAAGAacatttttgtgtgttttactTGATAAAAGTGTCATGAACTCAGAGCTTGTCTTCCGGGAGATACTTTTACTGtttttttggcaaaaaaaaaaaaacgtcttttaatatcatattatggTGTTATGGTGCGATAGAGTGTGGGTGCTCTGTGTTTTGGTGCAGGAAACAAAGGCTTATGGTGGCTTGGGTGCAGTTGGCGTCGGTTTTAAGTGGGTGGTCGTGCATGGGAGGTATCTGGACTGAGAGCACAAAATTACTCTGTTTTGGTGCTTTAAAACAGAGGAGTAATGGCAACGGGGAGGTTTTCTAGGCTGTTTTCATGTAGTCTCCGACGTAAAGTAATGCCTTGCGAGATGGTTGGAGTTGCCTTGCTTGAAGGGATTCACGAGTGGTGACGGCAGCTACGAGGTGGAGATGCTTCACTAAAGCCTAAAGATTTGCAGTAGTGGTGGTTTCTTTGCTCAAAAAGGGGGGCATACCTGTTTGGTTTCCTAAAGGAGACGGACGTGCATGGGGCACTAGGCGTCTTCAGGAGAGGGAGTGGTCCGATGGAGAAGGAGATGGAGGGAGGAAGAAATGAAATTTCGAgcgggagagagagaacgaaatggagagggagagggagggaaaaAATAAAGTGGGTGACGTGGACACGCCGATTGTACGCCGGTTCCACTAGGCGGTTGTATCTATCATTTTTGAAAACGCCATTTGATACAAAATGGTACAGCAACTGGATATGTCAAAAGCCATTAAGGATTCTGCATAATCATgatcaattcaaagaaaaaaatcacagaTACTTTTCCAAGAACAAGATAACTCCAGGGAATAactcaagaataaaaaataaataaaaagatatttattgTCAAAATTTGTACGCAAAATACTTTGAGAAACAATTAAAGAAAcaaagggaaaaacaaaacgTTGCCATTAATATCGTCCATGACAACACAATTCAAGCTCGATAATAGTAGAAATACAGGAATTCAGATAAGAACTCAGATGCAATAGTAGAAGTCGGACATTCGGCCACATAAGTAGGGTTTTAATCATGGCATTAAGCTaaagaataaacaaaaagttacaaaaacaaaaaaactaaacacTCAAATCACAACGCCTACCTCAAAGGATTTATTCGGATTAGGGTTCGGGGCCGTAGGGGTTCCGAAAGCAGACATTGGAACTGCAAAATTCTAACACCACAAAATGGAAGACCAAATCTCATAAGAGTTAAAGTTCGCAAGAAACACAAAATTAGAACTAGAACAAGGATATGCAACACTAGGAATGAATATGAAAGTTACCCTCAGAAACTACAACTACTAGtaggtttgagagagagagagagagagagagagagaggcctcCAGAAACTCCAAAtccgtgagagagagagagagagagagggaatttTGCTTCAAAGTTGGAGCCAGATATAAGCTGTGAAACAGTGAAAGGCGCAGGCATAGGTTAAGAAGGCATGGCACCCGGAGCGTAGCGTCAGAATGACGCTGCACGGAAACggacttttttttcccttactaTTTTTAAAGGGCAATAATGTAATATAGTCTGACCAACCGGAAGAACCGGTGGATCTGttctagcaaaaccctaaaaaccccAGTCACTCAAACTTTCGTTGCTCCTCCTCCCGCGACCATGGCATCCCCTTCTCTGCTCCCGGTTTCCGGTAAGTAGTCAAGTCTGTGGTCGCCACTGTCAAGTTCTCTTTGATTCTGTTTGTTTGCTCTGAAAATTTaggataagaaaagaaaagaaaattactaCTTAATTTTCAGCCTTCTTCATTATTTGGGACCTGCGAACGATAAAATTACTAGCTAATCAGCCAGCGACGTTCTGTAGTTTTAAGATGCGACAACTAGGAGAGCAATATGAAAGCACAGCTTTCTGGGTGTCGAAGGGTCGAAGGTTGTCATTTTCGGGTTAGATATGAGGAGATCTAGCTTCTTTTAGGGGTTAATTTTTAGTGTTTGTTGCTTGATGTTTATAAAATGTGGAATTTAGGTAATTAATCAACGCAGATGAAGGTTGCTTTTGAATGATtcaagacctttttttttttttttttcccctaaatGCAAGTGAAAAAGTGTGTTCTGTCGTCATGGTTTCAATCGGAGAAATTCTGTTTGTTCTAGTTTAGTTGCTTGGAAATTACGATTCTGTTACTCCACGTATGAAAATTAGTGTAGTGTGTTTTCAGCGAACTAATTCAGTATTTTTATGCTACTAGGGATTTCCAGTGAACTTCAGACTAGAAGAAATGTATCATTTAGTAGTTCTTGTGAAGTGGACTCTGATGTGGGAAGTAGTTCAGAAGTTGTATCTCATTACAAGAAAAGAAGGACATCTCAAAACAATGATTTTTCTTCGTGCGGGAATTTGAGTGAGGTTGAAGCTATCTTACCTACTTTAAGGTCAGCTGATTATTACATGAGACCCTGTTTGAAGGAATTGGCTACCTGGGAACTTGAGGACCCTGGTTATTGTAGCCGAGTTTTGGACTTCACAATTGGGAGGGTGGGTTATGGGTCGGTCAAGTTTCTTGGGAAGACTGACATTAGATGGTTGGATCTAGATGACATTTTGAAGTTCCATAGGCATGAGATAGTTGtttatgaagatgaaaatgcTAAGCCTGGAGTTGGACAGGGACTTAACAAGGCTGCTGAGGTGACTTTGGTGCTACAAGTGAGATCTCTGGGTTTTGAAGAGGGAAAACTAGAGATGATCGTGGACAAATTAAGAATCATTGCAGAAAGACAGGGGGCTTGCTTCATTTCGTTTGACCCAGCAAATGGTGAATGGAAATTCTTGGTTCAACATTTCAGCAGATTTGGATTgaatgaagatgatgaggaagatattgTAATGGATGATGCAACTGTAGTTCAGAATCCCATGGGTATGAATGGTGGTGAGGCTGCTGATATTGATGAAGAAACACACATGGGAGCCACTAGTGTtgtgctctctcactctcttcctGCCCATCTTGGGCTTGACCCTGTAAGAATGAGAGAGATGAAAATGTTAATGTTTCCTGATGAGGAAGAGGAGGCAGAGGATACCAGTGAAATACCAACATACCAGAAGCCATCCTTTGGTAAAGATAGCGTAAGATCTCCCTTCCGCAACTCTGCTCAAATGATGAGCCATAGATCTAGTCCACCCGTTGCTCGAAAAGCCCCATTACCGTTGCTCGAGTACGACCATGGTAGTTTTGACTCAAACTCTCCTGGAGCCATTCTGATGGCCCAACAAAATAAGGGTCTGTCTCTGAGGCCTTTAAAACCTGAAGGTTCAGGTTTTAAGCTGGACCTCAAGAAAGAAACACCAGTAACTGGAAGCCATTCTCGCAACATAGTGGATGCAGGCTTGTTCATGGGTAGGTCATTTCGGGTTGGGTGGGGCCCAAATGGGATTCTTGTTCACACTGGGACACCAGTAGGCAGTAACGATTCTCAGAGGGTGTTATCATCTGTCGTCACTTTAGCAAAGGTTGCTACAGATGAAGTGGTTAGAGATGAAAATAACAAGGTCAGAGAAGAACTTTTTGACCTTGCATTTGATTCTCCATTAAATCTCCACAAGGAGATAAGTCATGAAACAAAAGAAGTTGAAGTTGGTTCCTTCAAGCTGAGACTTCGGAAACTTGTCTCAGATCGCTTAATGCTTTCAGAGATTTGTAGGAGTTATGGAGATATTATTGAGAGGAGGTTGGAAGTTCCTGGGCTATCTTCCTCTAGTCGTGTGGTTTTGTCTCATCAAGTAATGGTGTGGGAATTGATAAAAGTTCTTTTTTCTGATAGGGAAAATAGTTCACAGTTGAAGTCCTTGGTTGCTGACAATGAGGAAGACATGATGCAGGATATGAAGGAAGCTTCTTCAGATGTAGACATAGAAGCACTTCCTCTTATTCGAAGGGCAGAGTTCAGCTTATGGTTGCAAGAGAGTGTCTGTCCTCGGGTACAAGATACAATAAGCTCCTTGAACGAATCAAGTTATCTGGAACATGTATTCTTACTCTTGACGGGGCGACAGCTTGATGCAGCTGTGGAGCTCGCTGCTTCTACTGGGGATGTGAGACTGGCTTGCTTATTAAGCCAGGCTGGTGGGTCGATGGTGAATCGTGCTGATGTTGCACAGCAACTTTATCTTTGGAGAATCAATAGCCTGGATTTCAGTTTCATTGAGGAGGACCGGTTAAGGCTTTATGAATTGCTTGCTGGTAATATTCATGGTTCtttgcatggtatgaaagttgATTGGAAGCGATTTCTAGGTTTATTGATGTGGTATCAACTACCACCTGACACTTCCTTGCCCATTGTTTTCCACACTTATCAACAACTTGTTGATGATGGAAAAGCTCCATATCCTGTTCCAGTATACATTGATGAAGGACCAGTAGAAGAGGCTGTTAAATGGAGTACAGAGGAACGTTTTGACTTCTCGTATTATCTTATGCTTCTTCATGCAAGTGGAGAGGGAGAGTTTGACCTTTTGAAGGCAATGTTCACTGCATTATCTTCAACAAATGATCCACTTGATTACCATATGATTTGGCATCAGCGTGCAGTGTTGGAGGCAATTGGTGCTATCACTTCTAATGATCTTCATGTTCTTGACATGGGACTTGTCTCGCAGCTGTTATGTCTTGGGAAATGTCATTGGGCCATCTATGTGGTCCTTCATATGCCCTACCATGAAGATTTTCCATATCTACATGCAAGTCTCATTCGAGAAATCTTGTTCCAGTACTGTGAATGTTGGAGTTCAGATGAGTCGCAACGCCAGTTTATTGAAAACTTGGGGGTTCCAGTCGTGTGGCTTCATGAGGCTATGGTATgccattattttaaatttggttgacctaacatttctcaaaccatttcacCCTGCCCTTTATTTGATGGTGTAACTAGTACTCAAGTTTCCGATACTGCAAACTAAGGTAGCAATGATTTTGGCACCTTGATTGAAATTCTTGCCTAGCTGGTGGTGGTGTTTGAGACTACCATGGGATTTCAATTGTGAAAGGTTTTTGGAAGATTGTGTTGTCCTGGTTTGCAGTTGCTTCCACTACAAAAGGCTTGGATACTAttatattaaacattttttctggtttttttttttttttttttagtatctTTGTTTGAATTATATCATTCCTGATCAATGCAGGCTATTTACTGTGGTTACTATGGAGATTTCTCAAATGCACTTGAGAACTTTCTTCAATGTGAACATTGGCAAAAAGCTCATACTATTTTGATAACGACGGTTGCTCATAAATTGTTCTTGTCAGGTAAAATTTATCTTTGCTTGGTTTGAGATATTACTGTGCTACATTAGTTCATTATAtctagttataaaaaaaaacattagttCATTATCTAATATCTATAGCCATTGCTGGGAGTGCTCAGAAGGTAGTCAATCATGTGAAGAATTCCTTTGCGACAGCCATGCTTTGTTTTGCAGAACTGACTAATACTAGAATTGTATGGCTACGGTGGACGTTATGTTCTCActtaaaagaaaagggaaaatagCAGGCAACgttc
Above is a genomic segment from Juglans microcarpa x Juglans regia isolate MS1-56 chromosome 1D, Jm3101_v1.0, whole genome shotgun sequence containing:
- the LOC121257850 gene encoding nuclear pore complex protein NUP96 isoform X1: MASPSLLPVSGISSELQTRRNVSFSSSCEVDSDVGSSSEVVSHYKKRRTSQNNDFSSCGNLSEVEAILPTLRSADYYMRPCLKELATWELEDPGYCSRVLDFTIGRVGYGSVKFLGKTDIRWLDLDDILKFHRHEIVVYEDENAKPGVGQGLNKAAEVTLVLQVRSLGFEEGKLEMIVDKLRIIAERQGACFISFDPANGEWKFLVQHFSRFGLNEDDEEDIVMDDATVVQNPMGMNGGEAADIDEETHMGATSVVLSHSLPAHLGLDPVRMREMKMLMFPDEEEEAEDTSEIPTYQKPSFGKDSVRSPFRNSAQMMSHRSSPPVARKAPLPLLEYDHGSFDSNSPGAILMAQQNKGLSLRPLKPEGSGFKLDLKKETPVTGSHSRNIVDAGLFMGRSFRVGWGPNGILVHTGTPVGSNDSQRVLSSVVTLAKVATDEVVRDENNKVREELFDLAFDSPLNLHKEISHETKEVEVGSFKLRLRKLVSDRLMLSEICRSYGDIIERRLEVPGLSSSSRVVLSHQVMVWELIKVLFSDRENSSQLKSLVADNEEDMMQDMKEASSDVDIEALPLIRRAEFSLWLQESVCPRVQDTISSLNESSYLEHVFLLLTGRQLDAAVELAASTGDVRLACLLSQAGGSMVNRADVAQQLYLWRINSLDFSFIEEDRLRLYELLAGNIHGSLHGMKVDWKRFLGLLMWYQLPPDTSLPIVFHTYQQLVDDGKAPYPVPVYIDEGPVEEAVKWSTEERFDFSYYLMLLHASGEGEFDLLKAMFTALSSTNDPLDYHMIWHQRAVLEAIGAITSNDLHVLDMGLVSQLLCLGKCHWAIYVVLHMPYHEDFPYLHASLIREILFQYCECWSSDESQRQFIENLGVPVVWLHEAMAIYCGYYGDFSNALENFLQCEHWQKAHTILITTVAHKLFLSAKHSEIWRLATCMEDHKSEIENWDLGAGIYISFYLLRSSLQEDNNAMSELGSLESKNAACRDFLGRLNESLAVFGGRLQVDARVAYSKMAEEICGLLLSDIGEGSTYDGQLSCFDTVFRAPIPEDLRSSYLQGAVSVFTCFLSEVPS
- the LOC121257850 gene encoding nuclear pore complex protein NUP96 isoform X2, whose product is MASPSLLPVSGISSELQTRRNVSFSSSCEVDSDVGSSSEVVSHYKKRRTSQNNDFSSCGNLSEVEAILPTLRSADYYMRPCLKELATWELEDPGYCSRVLDFTIGRVGYGSVKFLGKTDIRWLDLDDILKFHRHEIVVYEDENAKPGVGQGLNKAAEVTLVLQVRSLGFEEGKLEMIVDKLRIIAERQGACFISFDPANGEWKFLVQHFSRFGLNEDDEEDIVMDDATVVQNPMGMNGGEAADIDEETHMGATSVVLSHSLPAHLGLDPVRMREMKMLMFPDEEEEAEDTSEIPTYQKPSFGKDSVRSPFRNSAQMMSHRSSPPVARKAPLPLLEYDHGSFDSNSPGAILMAQQNKGLSLRPLKPEGSGFKLDLKKETPVTGSHSRNIVDAGLFMGRSFRVGWGPNGILVHTGTPVGSNDSQRVLSSVVTLAKVATDEVVRDENNKVREELFDLAFDSPLNLHKEISHETKEVEVGSFKLRLRKLVSDRLMLSEICRSYGDIIERRLEVPGLSSSSRVVLSHQVMVWELIKVLFSDRENSSQLKSLVADNEEDMMQDMKEASSDVDIEALPLIRRAEFSLWLQESVCPRVQDTISSLNESSYLEHVFLLLTGRQLDAAVELAASTGDVRLACLLSQAGGSMVNRADVAQQLYLWRINSLDFSFIEEDRLRLYELLAGNIHGSLHGMKVDWKRFLGLLMWYQLPPDTSLPIVFHTYQQLVDDGKAPYPVPVYIDEGPVEEAVKWSTEERFDFSYYLMLLHASGEGEFDLLKAMFTALSSTNDPLDYHMIWHQRAVLEAIGAITSNDLHVLDMGLVSQLLCLGKCHWAIYVVLHMPYHEDFPYLHASLIREILFQYCECWSSDESQRQFIENLGVPVVWLHEAMAIYCGYYGDFSNALENFLQCEHWQKAHTILITTVAHKLFLSAIAGSAQKVVNHVKNSFATAMLCFAELTNTRIVWLRWTLCSHLKEKGK
- the LOC121257850 gene encoding nuclear pore complex protein NUP96 isoform X3, producing the protein MASPSLLPVSGISSELQTRRNVSFSSSCEVDSDVGSSSEVVSHYKKRRTSQNNDFSSCGNLSEVEAILPTLRSADYYMRPCLKELATWELEDPGYCSRVLDFTIGRVGYGSVKFLGKTDIRWLDLDDILKFHRHEIVVYEDENAKPGVGQGLNKAAEVTLVLQVRSLGFEEGKLEMIVDKLRIIAERQGACFISFDPANGEWKFLVQHFSRFGLNEDDEEDIVMDDATVVQNPMGMNGGEAADIDEETHMGATSVVLSHSLPAHLGLDPVRMREMKMLMFPDEEEEAEDTSEIPTYQKPSFGKDSVRSPFRNSAQMMSHRSSPPVARKAPLPLLEYDHGSFDSNSPGAILMAQQNKGLSLRPLKPEGSGFKLDLKKETPVTGSHSRNIVDAGLFMGRSFRVGWGPNGILVHTGTPVGSNDSQRVLSSVVTLAKVATDEVVRDENNKVREELFDLAFDSPLNLHKEISHETKEVEVGSFKLRLRKLVSDRLMLSEICRSYGDIIERRLEVPGLSSSSRVVLSHQVMVWELIKVLFSDRENSSQLKSLVADNEEDMMQDMKEASSDVDIEALPLIRRAEFSLWLQESVCPRVQDTISSLNESSYLEHVFLLLTGRQLDAAVELAASTGDVRLACLLSQAGGSMVNRADVAQQLYLWRINSLDFSFIEEDRLRLYELLAGNIHGSLHGMKVDWKRFLGLLMWYQLPPDTSLPIVFHTYQQLVDDGKAPYPVPVYIDEGPVEEAVKWSTEERFDFSYYLMLLHASGEGEFDLLKAMFTALSSTNDPLDYHMIWHQRAVLEAIGAITSNDLHVLDMGLVSQLLCLGKCHWAIYVVLHMPYHEDFPYLHASLIREILFQYCECWSSDESQRQFIENLGVPVVWLHEAMAIYCGYYGDFSNALENFLQCEHWQKAHTILITTVAHKLFLSELTNTRIVWLRWTLCSHLKEKGK
- the LOC121259881 gene encoding protein RAE1 isoform X1, producing the protein MPAPFTVSQLISGSNFEAKFPLSLSLSHGFGVSGGLSLSLSLSLSNLLVVVVSEVPMSAFGTPTAPNPNPNKSFEVAQPPSDSVSSLSFSPKANYLVATSWDNQVRCWEIMHSGAVVGSTPKASISHDQPVLCSTWKDDGTTVFSGGCDKQAKMWPLSGGQPMTVAMHDAPIKEIAWIPEMNLLVTGSWDKTLKYWDTRQSNPVHTQQLPDRCYALTVRHPLMVVGTADRNLIVFNLQNPQTEFKRITSPLKYQTRCVTAFPDQQGFLVGSIEGRVGVHHLDDSQQSKNFTFKCHRDGNEIYSVNSLNFHPVHHTFATAGSDGAFNFWDKDSKQRLKAMARCSQPIPCSTFNNDGSLFAYSSCYDWSKGAENHNPATAKSHIFLHLPQESEVKSKPRNTTGRK
- the LOC121257850 gene encoding nuclear pore complex protein NUP96 isoform X4 gives rise to the protein MASPSLLPVSGISSELQTRRNVSFSSSCEVDSDVGSSSEVVSHYKKRRTSQNNDFSSCGNLSEVEAILPTLRSADYYMRPCLKELATWELEDPGYCSRVLDFTIGRVGYGSVKFLGKTDIRWLDLDDILKFHRHEIVVYEDENAKPGVGQGLNKAAEVTLVLQVRSLGFEEGKLEMIVDKLRIIAERQGACFISFDPANGEWKFLVQHFSRFGLNEDDEEDIVMDDATVVQNPMGMNGGEAADIDEETHMGATSVVLSHSLPAHLGLDPVRMREMKMLMFPDEEEEAEDTSEIPTYQKPSFGKDSVRSPFRNSAQMMSHRSSPPVARKAPLPLLEYDHGSFDSNSPGAILMAQQNKGLSLRPLKPEGSGFKLDLKKETPVTGSHSRNIVDAGLFMGRSFRVGWGPNGILVHTGTPVGSNDSQRVLSSVVTLAKVATDEVVRDENNKVREELFDLAFDSPLNLHKEISHETKEVEVGSFKLRLRKLVSDRLMLSEICRSYGDIIERRLEVPGLSSSSRVVLSHQVMVWELIKVLFSDRENSSQLKSLVADNEEDMMQDMKEASSDVDIEALPLIRRAEFSLWLQESVCPRVQDTISSLNESSYLEHVFLLLTGRQLDAAVELAASTGDVRLACLLSQAGGSMVNRADVAQQLYLWRINSLDFSFIEEDRLRLYELLAGNIHGSLHGMKVDWKRFLGLLMWYQLPPDTSLPIVFHTYQQLVDDGKAPYPVPVYIDEGPVEEAVKWSTEERFDFSYYLMLLHASGEGEFDLLKAMFTALSSTNDPLDYHMIWHQRAVLEAIGAITSNDLHVLDMGLVSQLLCLGKCHWAIYVVLHMPYHEDFPYLHASLIREILFQYCECWSSDESQRQFIENLGVPVVWLHEAMAIYCGYYGDFSNALENFLQCEHWQKAHTILITTVAHKLFLSEGSQSCEEFLCDSHALFCRTD
- the LOC121259881 gene encoding protein RAE1 isoform X2; amino-acid sequence: MSAFGTPTAPNPNPNKSFEVAQPPSDSVSSLSFSPKANYLVATSWDNQVRCWEIMHSGAVVGSTPKASISHDQPVLCSTWKDDGTTVFSGGCDKQAKMWPLSGGQPMTVAMHDAPIKEIAWIPEMNLLVTGSWDKTLKYWDTRQSNPVHTQQLPDRCYALTVRHPLMVVGTADRNLIVFNLQNPQTEFKRITSPLKYQTRCVTAFPDQQGFLVGSIEGRVGVHHLDDSQQSKNFTFKCHRDGNEIYSVNSLNFHPVHHTFATAGSDGAFNFWDKDSKQRLKAMARCSQPIPCSTFNNDGSLFAYSSCYDWSKGAENHNPATAKSHIFLHLPQESEVKSKPRNTTGRK